The following coding sequences lie in one Rutidosis leptorrhynchoides isolate AG116_Rl617_1_P2 chromosome 4, CSIRO_AGI_Rlap_v1, whole genome shotgun sequence genomic window:
- the LOC139845306 gene encoding phospholipase A1-IIdelta-like has translation MGSKSYDELHGSNNWDGLLDPLDLDLRTLILGYGDLASAAERLFNYDAGSKYNGYSYHGKTAFFKGVMLPWAESKYQVTYFIYATSRAKDGLNFVFPGREGGELETNWMGYIAVSNDEYSKSIGRREICMVWRGTSRPYEWIDDILEPTPVSAKPLLPGADLTGTTDTPQVMEGWLTMYNTKDPNSEFLKSSARTQLTQKIKELLLKYKDEKVSITCIGHSLGACLAALSAFDIARNVVTPDINVSAFILASPQIGNQSFKDEIEKLPNLKILRVKNEGDIVPFWPSKIVEWFNEKKWNILPSELLEFVDVGVELWIDSDKSPYLKVDVRKYVYHNLQGMLHTLSGWNGKDGEFDWGICERSLGWVNLSTDFLKEEYKIPAIWWAEKNKGMVLNDDGDWVLSPILDPKDHDLPVY, from the exons ATGGGTTCAAAATCATACGATGAACTCCATGGAAGCAACAATTGGGATGGCCTTCTTGACCCTTTAGACTTGGATCTACGTACTCTAATTCTCGGATACGGTGATCTTGCATCAGCCGCTGAACGACTATTCAATTACGATGCAGGGTCCAAGTACAATGGCTATAGTTATCATGGCAAAACCGCATTTTTCAAAGGAGTTATGCTCCCTTGGGCTGAATCCAAGTATCAAGTTACATATTTTATTTACGCCACTTCTCGTGCGAAAGATGGTCTTAATTTTGTTTTTCCTGGTCGTGAAGGCGGCGAATTAGAAACAAATTGGATGGGGTATATAGCTGTGTCTAATGATGAGTATAGTAAATCAATTGGTCGTCGTGAAATATGCATGGTGTGGCGTGGGACATCTAGGCCTTACGAATGGATCGACGACATCTTGGAGCCAACACCAGTATCAGCTAAACCACTGCTCCCTGGTGCTGACTTAACAG GGACTACTGATACACCACAAGTCATGGAAGGATGGCTTACAATGTACAACACAAAGGACCCAAACTCCGAATTCCTCAAATCAAGTGCCCGAACACAACTCACCCAAAAAATCAAAGAATTACTCTTAAAGTACAAAGACGAAAAAGTAAGCATAACATGCATAGGGCACAGTCTTGGTGCATGTTTAGCAGCTTTATCGGCTTTTGACATTGCCAGAAACGTTGTGACACCTGATATAAACGTATCGGCTTTCATTCTTGCTAGTCCACAAATCGGAAATCAATCATTCAAAGATGAAATTGAGAAACTACCTAACCTTAAGATATTAAGGGTTAAGAATGAGGGTGACATTGTCCCATTTTGGCCAAGTAAAATAGTAGAATGGTTTAATGAAAAAAAATGGAATATCCTACCAAGTGAATTACTTGAGTTTGTTGATGTTGGTGTCGAGTTATGGATCGATAGCGATAAATCGCCTTACTTGAAAGTCGACGTTCGAAAATATGTGTATCATAATTTGCAAGGTATGTTGCATACTTTGAGTGGTTGGAATGGGAAGGATGGTGAGTTTGATTGGGGTATATGCGAGAGAAGTTTAGGGTGGGTTAATTTGTCAACTGATTTTTTGAAAGAAGAGTACAAAATACCAGCTATTTGGTGGGCTGAAAAGAATAAAGGAATGGTGCTTAATGATGATGGTGATTGGGTTTTATCACCGATATTAGATCCTAAAGACCATGATCTTCCGGTCTACTAG
- the LOC139840491 gene encoding exocyst complex component EXO70I-like encodes MEDFPILTKLESACSELKIVLDSSTNLQTNLQKFDDNYTSLQESLNAASRRLAPIQSLSIASKSLETRINRAVSPALVLIDGFRISESLQRKLVDISTKLPDQKSQNRRLRLLIKYVDCVDKLNIAINLISQEGGLAIQRLQEVVEFLSRTKATDQFRTQRLRETLVTLKALYETEVDSMKFDGLLDEALLNLQDEFEGILLQLRHHNIGVHGDDGGDVAEVAELGTEMEVEVLRRISETLTANDCLDICIDIFVKVRYKRAAKALMRLNPDYLRTYKPEEIDEMEWESLETSISLWIQHFELAVRTVFVSEKNLCNHVLTNIMDGMIWQECFVKIADKIMAVFFRFGEGVARSNKEPQKLFKLLDMFSSLENLKIEFSDIFEGEPGADICSRFRELEKLLIHASTKVYWEFGLQIEGNQDGLPSPQDGSVPKLVRYAINYLKYLTSDNYSAPMAQVLRTEHIWKAGILSAPETDKDLLKEAVSNVMEALHRNIESKKSGYKDKVLYHVFTMNTYWYIYMRTKNTELSKLLGESYMRKNYKVVAEEAAYLYEKQAWGPLVRLLDKEDMVDVNDEGIESVAKGKIEAFLKGFEEIAQRHTSKYIIPEPDLREQIKEATVKLIVPVYSEFLDEFSSLLTVKSYSPPESIEELLGQIFLGNGRNSSMGSRRREIKDQAEGRNSVSSDIEPMPRRSSVSRFQRNRSNTSDA; translated from the exons ATGGAAGATTTCCCAATTCTGACCAAGCTAGAATCAGCATGTTCTGAACTCAAAATCGTTTTAGATTCGTCAACAAACTTGCAAACAAACCTTCAAAAATTCGACGATAACTATACTTCTCTACAAGAAAGTCTAAATGCAGCTTCAAGAAGATTAGCGCCTATTCAATCGCTTTCCATTGCCTCAAAATCACTTGAAACACGGATCAACCGGGCGGTTTCACCAGCGCTAGTACTCATTGACGGGTTCAGGATATCTGAATCTTTGCAGCGAAAACTTGTCGACATTTCAACAAAACTTCCTGACCAAAAGTCTCAAAACAGGAGACTAAGGTTACTAATCAAGTATGTTGATTGTGTTGATAAGTTGAATATAGCGATTAATTTGATTAGTCAAGAGGGTGGGCTTGCGATTCAACGGCTGCAAGAGGTGGTGGAGTTTTTGAGTAGGACTAAAGCTACTGATCAATTTAGAACTCAACGGTTAAGAGAGACGTTGGTCACTTTAAAGGCGTTGTATGAAACGGAAGTTGATTCTATGAAGTTTGACGGGTTACTAGACGAGGCTTTATTAAACTTACAAGATGAGTTTGAAGGGATTTTGCTGCAGCTGAGGCATCATAATATTGGAGTGCACGGTGATGACGGTGGTGATGTGGCGGAAGTTGCAGAGTTGGGGACGGAGATGGAGGTTGAAGTACTTAGACGGATATCGGAAACGCTTACGGCTAATGATTGCTTGGATATATGCATCGACATCTTCGTCAAG GTAAGGTATAAGAGAGCAGCAAAAGCACTAATGAGACTAAACCCAGATTACCTAAGAACCTACAAACCCGAAGAAATCGATGAGATGGAATGGGAAAGTTTAGAGACTTCCATAAGCCTATGGATCCAGCACTTCGAACTAGCAGTCCGAACCGTTTTCGTTTCTGAAAAGAATCTATGCAACCACGTACTTACAAACATCATGGACGGTATGATCTGGCAAGAATGCTTCGTTAAAATAGCCGACAAAATCATGGCAGTATTCTTCCGGTTCGGGGAAGGTGTTGCCCGAAGTAATAAAGAGCCACAAAAGCTCTTTAAGTTATTAGACATGTTTAGTTCTTTAGAAAATCTGAAAATCGAGTTTTCCGACATTTTTGAAGGGGAGCCAGGAGCTGATATATGTTCTCGGTTTCGGGAATTAGAAAAGCTTCTCATTCATGCTTCGACTAAAGTTTATTGGGAATTTGGGCTTCAGATTGAAGGTAACCAAGATGGGTTGCCTTCACCACAAGATGGGTCGGTTCCAAAATTAGTCCGATACGCCATTAACTACCTGAAATACCTAACTTCTGATAATTACAGTGCACCCATGGCTCAGGTACTCAGAACCGAACACATATGGAAGGCGGGAATTTTATCAGCACCCGAGACCGATAAAGATTTGCTAAAAGAAGCGGTTTCGAATGTTATGGAAGCTTTACATAGAAATATCGAGTCTAAAAAGTCGGGTTATAAAGATAAAGTTCTTTATCATGTGTTTACCATGAATACTTACTGGTATATTTACATGAGGACGAAGAACACCGAGTTGTCGAAATTATTGGGTGAGAGTTACATGAGGAAGAATTACAAAGTTGTTGCAGAAGAAGCTGCTTACTTGTACGAGAAGCAAGCATGGGGCCCGTTGGTGAGATTACTTGATAAAGAAGACATGGTAGATGTTAACGATGAAGGAATCGAGTCTGTTGCAAAGGGTAAGATCGAAGCGTTTTTGAAGGGGTTTGAAGAGATCGCGCAAAGGCATACAAGTAAGTACATAATTCCCGAGCCCGATTTACGTGAGCAGATAAAAGAGGCAACCGTGAAGCTTATTGTCCCGGTTTATTCAGAATTTTTGGACGAGTTTTCGAGTTTGTTAACTGTGAAATCATACTCGCCACCTGAATCGATTGAGGAATTGTTGGGTCAGATTTTTTTGGGAAATGGTCGAAATTCGTCGATGGGTTCTCGACGACGTGAGATTAAGGATCAGGCTGAAGGGAGAAATTCGGTGTCGAGCGATATAGAGCCGATGCCACGAAGGAGTTCAGTTAGCAGGTTTCAACGAAACCGATCGAATACTAGTGATGCTTAG